The Elaeis guineensis isolate ETL-2024a chromosome 11, EG11, whole genome shotgun sequence genomic interval CATTGCTACACGATATGTTCCTACACATTGTCAGCTTGCAGATATCTTTACCAAAGCTCTCGGTTGTGATCATTTTCAAGAGATTCTATACAAGTTGGGCATTCGAAATCTCTATGCGCCAACTTGAGGGGGactattaggaatgtacattgcctatatcagaaatatacagaatattaggaatgtacattgtctagaatattttttacaatggtatgttacagaatattaggaatgtccattgtctagaatattatctagaatattttataattactatggCATGTTTTTGAATTGGGAGGATCACGTGATTGATACTGTGATCTCTCTAATTTTCTgcctatttctcttttcttcatctctatatatggatgtacatatcatagtgaaatattttgaagagatcttctctattttttttatgtttcttcTCCTTTTCCTGCATCTCTCGGATTTTTCTTTTACATTCCTAATATTCTAGATAATGTATATTCTTAATATTCTGTATATTCCTGATATagacaatgtacattcctaataatACACGTGGATAATCTGTTTCAAGGTAACCTTCATAATTACTTACGCCTACTAATAGATTCCATATATCTTACAATATAATATATATGCAAATCAGCTCAGATCATTGATAGGATATATAATAAGCGACATAGCAAATCAATGATGGGATTTTGGACGATCATTTTGTCATAAAACTTCTTAAGGAAAGCAGTAAACTATAAAAAGGATGAATTAAATCACCGAGGAATTTAATTCTGAATAGTTACAAAATCAGACCCTCAATCATTCTCGATGATGTGCTCACCTGTGGATTGCGTCAAAGGAAGTTACATGTACTAGCTCTCTGCCTGTGTCACTCTTTTGCGCTTTATATGCTAATTAACTTCATCTACCAAGAATCATGCACACTTTTGATTCTAATTcatatctattattatattttcaGATATGGTATAACTGAAGAGATTATATTCTATAATACGTGTATTATATAACTATACAcatcaataattataattatttattcttGTGGATTTCGTTCACCATATGTTCATCTCAATGATTATAGATATGTAAAATCATTTGATGCTCTGTATAATTTCTCCAGGGAGTGATGCTTTTTGCTCAATCGATGCAGAGAGATTAAGAAAAGCAATTACTCTTTTTCTTGTGACTTTTGCCGGAATGCTAATATTCTCTGCTCCTTGTAATCAGTGGAGGATATGGAAAGGAATAAAGTAAAGACTTTTCTTTCATCGGTAATGAAAGAGTTCAGACCAACTTTTGACAAAGCCGGGCGGACAAGCAAGTGAACCCTGCTCCCCGCTTCATTTATCCATCGACGCCGACGCCAACGACCACGACAACCGACCCGCAGAATCCAATGAGCAAACTATCGCTGGAGCATCAAATTCCACCAAATCCAACGGTCATCCTCGAACCTTTTCCCCGGTAAAGAGTAAAGACCACCGCTAGCGGAGGGCCCTCAGTTTCTTGCGCTCCCCTCCTCCCATCGCCTGATAACGAATTCTTAATTACAAAATTCCTCAAATGAGAGCACGGCCACGAGGGTATTTCTGTTATTTGGGGGACAAAATGTGGTGTTACCTCGGATTCCTCAAAGCACTCATTGAATCACTGTTAAGCATCAAGCAATGGCATCATTAGAGGGGCACTATAGCTTTCATTCTTGCCAAGAGGATGGACCACACCCCTTAATGACCAAAatgcattttctttttttttttttggcatctaACCTTCAAACCTGATTGCTTGAGTCAATTATCTCAATTGAGGATGATCTGAGTGAAATTATACCATACACTATATGCATCATATGACAGTGTATATCATCAATTACAATCACTCATTTCTATGAATCCTATCCATCGAGTGCTCATTTGATGCATCAAGAACAAAAATGGCTGTGATTATTAGTGTGCATGCTGGTATAATTTgtttttagaatataattttttgtcATTGAGGAGGATATTCTAAGAAGGAGTATTTTTCATAAAGCGAGAGCatgaagataaaaatatgatatattgCAATAGTTTGCTGATTTTAATAGTTAATTTACAAGTTATATAACGTAACTCCCACGTGTAGCCAAAGTTCTGGATGAATTGGGCTCGTGTGGGCTTCAATATTTGTAATGCAAGACTGATTCTAATGGTCtcgtctttttttttccttccaggCTGGACAGTTCTTTTCTCCCTCCGCTGTGCAAGGTGGTTCACTAGCGTCCTCTCACGTAATGCATGATTACAATATGATAAGATAATATATGATGCGTCAATAATACGTTACCTTCATAGTATCATTAAAGAAGCTTTAAACATGAGTATACGCCACCAGAATTGGTAGGTGGATTCAGATATTACTACTAGACTCTAGAATTGCCGCTGCCCAAGACCTACGCGTCTTGCTCTGAAAAAAGAAAATCGGACAACATCACGCAACCCCAAGATAATAAGCATATATCAAATTATCAGTTTGTCTTACCATTTTTAAAACCATTCGCGCACTTCTTGGTTTGCTCCCCCAtaaaataactaaaagaaaaataaatataaaataatataaagtaATTTCTCTGTATAAGTATATAAATTTGGTTGATGCTCGCATAGATCAATGAGCACAATAATGTCGTATAACTCTAAGAAAGTGACGCGCATGGCCGAAATATTTCCTTATTTACGGTACACACAAATTCTCCTcgtatttttcaaaatatacccTTTCCTCCATCTCTCCCAAGAAAAGAACGACAGAAAGAAAGCTCTATTATTCTTTACCCAAAAGAACGACGGAAAGAGAGCTCTATTATTCtttaccccaaaaaaaaatttatattatttatcttgCTCATGGTAGAGATTTTtggatatctaaattttatttttaaaataaaaatataaatttttaaaaataattatttcttcttattatttcagatttttgtTTGGTTAGAAATCTGATATTTCAGGCCTCGTTCCAGTGCAATTAATGTAGTATTATTTCTATGTTTAGATAATGTTcattaaaaatttagaataaaCAATTCCATGATCCACCATGGATTTGCTAAACCAGAATTATCTGAAATTAAGAAAGATTGACTGAAATTACAAAACCAAGATAGCCCACCATCACTTTTTCATCTATTTGGGAGAATAAGATGGAATAAACCCTGATTCTATCCAGAATTTGGGTATCCAAATACTACCACTAAGAATAACAGGCTCAGCAGGAATTTAAATCATATCTATAGGTCGTGGAAAAGGGAAAGAAGTCACGACTCACGaatcatcatcaaaaaatatatcatgaCTCGAGAGTCTAACTATTCACTTAGGTGGCATTTGGTACATTACCAGACAATTTGGATTACCAGTAATATAGATTATCAATAACGTGGAttatcagtaatgttgattactgtgtttggtatacacagataatattacagtaaaattactagaaagtttGATCGACATGtttgatatgacaatcaaattattggtaatataatatcaaattctcaaaatacctttaaatcaaattattagtttaatattttaacatatatttaGTAGAATCAGGAATCCAAATCCTTAGCAAGATCAATCTatgtaatatatattaaaaaaattaattttttcgaaatattaattttaaaaataattaaactatttatttattttttatttttttatttttttaatacttattattattttttatttttaaaaaattattattttttaatatttattattatttttattatttttatttttatttttttcttatccttCTCCCGCACGCCACACCCCGacccccctccccccacccccaGCGGCCCCCAACTGCTCCGCGAACGCTACCCCTAGCGGCACCCCGCCCATCGCACCTCCGACACCACCCTCCGACTATCTGGCGAACCCGCATACCGTGCCCTCTGTGGCCGTCTCCATCGCCGCCCTCACCCATCCGTGCTTCGGCCCCTCGACAAATCCGCACCCCATGCCCCTACAGTCACCTCCATTACTGTCCTCACCCACTCGATCGATCCTTTGCATCCATGTCGGAGTTCACTATGACCTCGTGGGTGAGAtgatggagctgtcggctgctgcCACCGCCGCCTCCTACTTCCCCGCCATGTTCTTTGACGGAGAGTGGGACGTCGACATCGGCACCATCGTGGTCCACCCCGTCTTCGATGGAGAGCGGAGGGTCAATATCGACAGAGATCACTCCTCATCAGATCTCCTTCTCCCTTATCTGCCACAAAAAGGCTCGTGCCTCGCCGAAGGTCTGCCGCAAGGTCTCCATTGACGAGTTCTCCAATTTCGCCACCATCGCACACATGGGATGCCGCTGCGAGGGTGGCAACGTCAGAGTGGCCAACGGTGTGCGGAGAGTGAAAGAGAGCAAAAAGATGAGGGGCGGCCGTCAGAAGATAATTACATTctgaaattttattatataattatcaaaatgatgataatataaataataattttctcCTTAAGTAATTCAGATTATCTCATAAAAGATAACCTGGATTGCCCAAACAAACTGAAATActgattcaaaaaatatattaaatataataatttaaataattatattaaatttttaataatatgaaTAGATGGTCAGCTATGAAATACAAAACTACCAAATGCAATCTTAGAAACACGAAGATCCGATACCGAAAGGGCCGTCTCAAGGGTCCACAAAGCACCAAGCCACTACGATCATTAGATCGATCCTTCAATATCTTTATTGTTATTTTGCTAAATTTGATCATTATCAATTATATGTTAGGTTTGAAATGACTCGAGGCCTGGGCAACACTCTATTCCCATACAGCGACTGCCCTGCTTTCACTGTCGCCTCATCCACCTAACCCTCTTCTATATTTTCATAATGCCCATGCTTTTCTCTCCTTCTCTGCCAGGCTCCGACGAAATCAGCGACCGCTTGAAACGGAAATCCAcagttttctttccttttatccgTTGAACTCGAGACGCCAGCTCTTGTTCTACGGATGGCGCCAAATCCCTTCCCCCTCTCGGTCCCGGCGGATATCCCAACCCACAGTTTCTTAGACCTTTACCCAGCATATCCTCCCGATTTATGATTTCATTCCTCCAAATCCTGCAACCGGTTATATTGGTCAAGGGATAAACATGAATCAATCCCCACCCCCAACAATAATAGCACGTTCAATTAAATAAACAGTATTCGCTACTACCTTTACCTTCCCAAGTTTCTCCTGTACTAGAGACGAACAGCTATCAAAAAAAGAGAGCAGAAGCATCTATTTCCCCATTTCCCTCTTCGTCGCTAGAGGACGCTCCCATCCCCCGTTTCCTTGTACCTCTCCCCTAGATCCTTTCGTTCAGCCCTTCTCTTGAAAATTCCAAAGTCCGGGCAACATCTTAACCACACGATTAAACTAATTATTCTTCATCGCACAACATTAAACCTGTATGTATGCAAGTGTTGAAAGGTAAACATCAAAATGCctcttttatttttccttctCCCCCTTGCGAAGAAGAGGCAGgcacccatatatatatatatgaaaatgaAGAGTGCATTCGTCCCAGCACAGGACTTCCATTAGAGAGACCAAAACACATCCCCCGAATTAAGTCAGAAATCAGAACCCCCatgtcattaaaaaaaaaaaaaaaaaaaaaaaaaaaaaaaaaaaaaaaaaaaaaaaaaaaaaaaaaacagaaagaaaaaaaaaaaaagagggaatatATGAAAACCATTCCATATATTCTCCCATATCCATATATGGTATCAaaatccttcttttctttcatccTAAAATCAAGAAATCGATTCAGTCAGTCTTGGAAGCCGATCTTCTCCCAGACGGCGTTCCGGACCCGGCTCAGGTCCCGGCCCTTGAGGGTCCGGCCTATCCCCTCGTGGACCGAGAACGAGGCGCCCCGGCTACGCCACAGCAGCTCGTGCGGTGGGATAAGCGGCCCGCCACCCACCCCCTCGTCGTCGCCGTCGTCCTCGAAATCCCTCCTGCTTTTGCTGTTGTCGCCTCTGTACTCCTCTCTCAGTATCTTGGACCAGTCCGGTATATTCACCGGAAGCGACGAGGGCCCGGTGATCCGGTCGCAGTTCTCCGCTTTATTCCGCCCGGACCGGGCGGCGGGGACGGGCTTGCGCTGCTCGGCTGGTCTGGGCTCGAGGCCGCACCCCCAGACGTCGGCCTCATCGAACTCGTCTGATCCCAGTCTGGTGGGTTCGGGCCCAGTCACCGGCGTGAAGAGCCGGTATGCGTTCTGGCTCCGCCCTGCCATTTTTCCCCTTTTCTTTCTCCCCTCTAGAAAACCccctccctcctttttttttttttttttcaaaaatttttatttcttttcctcTTCAACCAAGTTCTCACTCTCTATTATTTTCGGAAGGCTTGGTGCTACCGGTAGCGAGGGGCAAAAGGATAAAGGGGAGGGGTGTAGAGGTGTTGCAGCCGGGGTTTAGTTTCTTCTAAATGACGGTTCTCGGGGAGGCTTTTATAGAAGGAAGGAGCGCGGTGCAGCGATGTGGATAAGGCTGTTCTCTCTCCGATTCTTCCCTCATTGGCATTTATTTAGCTAAACGCCACGTCCTCGCTGCCTCAAAAGTAAAGCCCAGATCTGGTGCTCCGCGGGTTACATTTACGGCCACATCTCTTCTTAGACCTGCAGATGATTGCGTTACTTACCTTTGCATTATCATTGTAATGCCAGAAGAGTTAATGTGCCCGTGAGCAGCTTTTGGGGTAGCCATCGGAACCTTATTATCTATACATAAGTCGATTGTCAAATTATCGaataaatatattttctttaagtattttcaCGGAGGGCctatctatttcttcttcttgtactaggtgttagttttttttttttttttttttttttttgtgggtaaAATTGTATTAGATGTTAGTTTGCTAAAGCGATCCGCTCGAACATCTTAACAACGGAATCGTGGATGAACTCGTATCATGATGGTGATGGTGATCTCTAGTTCACTCGGACGGACGGGATGGATGGTGACGTGGCGTCCGGATAACGACAAGGAAGCGAGGGCCCTGATGGGGGAAAGGGCAGTTGCGTCATTTTGGGGTGGTGGGGAGACATAGGAGGCAAGTGGGCCCCGCCGGAATGACGACCTCGAGATGGCGACTTACGTTGCTCAGGCCGGCCGAGCGACACGCGGCGGGACGAGGCGGGGTGGCCTCTGGGGCGAGAGGGCACGTGAAATAGGGCCCACgcggagaggggagaggagagagaagagagaagaggggtAGCGAGTCCTTCGATAAGGTAGAAAGCGGGCCGAAGTGTGGGTCCCACAACCCGTACGAACGTCCGTGAGAAATAAAAGCTGAGGTGACGTGTCGGGATGTCAATGGTCTTTGTGCACGTGAGGCGATACAGGATTGTTGGGTCCGTAAAGGGAGAGATTATTGCGTGCACCAGGTGCAAGCGAACCAGGAAAAATcccggagcatatgcacggtAAATGGCGCGCAATCGGAATTGGTTCGCGTGGCGGCTAATTCACCGTGGGATTTGACCCGGTTCACTtgcacatgcaataatttttcaTGAAGGGAAGGGACATGCACATGCACCCCTAGCTGTGGAACTCGAGCTGAGGTATTCGCACCGCATGTCCGCAAACCCACAATAGAAGCCATGGGATTGGTTTTGGCCTGGGTTTTCGTGTGGGTCCGGTTTCCGTTTGCTTCCAGGTAATTCCCACCACACCGATTTGATATCTGTTTAAAATCTAAACTGGCTGATATCTCGGCTGATACCGGAAGCATGTCGCTCTACATTTTTTCTATTATTCTCTTAATAGCATTTTTAAAATATAGATTTCGAAATCCAATTTTCAGCCATTTGTACCGGTGGTGAATGATATCAACATACCGCTTATCTCCATTAAGACGACAAGAGTTCCTAAAATATGATTGATGTACGGAGATGGTGGTAAGAAACCAAAATACGTGTCAGGacaataaatatcattatttatgatTTTCGACATCAAAACCTATGTTCAAGGATTTATAAAATCCATaataagacaaaaaaaaaagaaaagaaaaaaaaggatgatGTTAGACTGTCTCAACATAAATATTATCGATCTTTCAcgatataataatttatatttattataaaaatatttatc includes:
- the LOC140850963 gene encoding protein S40-4-like — its product is MAGRSQNAYRLFTPVTGPEPTRLGSDEFDEADVWGCGLEPRPAEQRKPVPAARSGRNKAENCDRITGPSSLPVNIPDWSKILREEYRGDNSKSRRDFEDDGDDEGVGGGPLIPPHELLWRSRGASFSVHEGIGRTLKGRDLSRVRNAVWEKIGFQD